The genomic stretch TCTATTGGGCTCGACCAGTGTAACTCGCTTGGATGACAATGCTTACGATTCTTCGATCGTGGAAGACCGTTATCAAGGTGAACTCTACCTTGGCTTTGGTTTCTTCAATGATAAAGAGAAAGCACCTAAACCTAAGCTAAGTAACGCTCCTTATCTGCGTGTTGCACACGGTTGGGCAACGCCATCGAACATTGGCGACATCATGAAGTTCAACGCGGAGAAAGACGAATACAACAACCAACTCACATCGTTCTTTTATGGTCACCCTTTAACTGATGAGATCTTTGGTTTCCCGTTGGATATCTACCTAACGCCGGGTATTGCGCATCACTGGAGTTCAGACGTTCAATCGAGCAGTACGGAATACATCATTGCGATCAAGGCTTACTACACGTTCAACTGGCCGACACAGTGGCGATTTGGTGTCGCAGAAGGTATGTCGTACATCGATTCGATTACCTACATCGAAGGCTCTGAGATGGACCGTAAAGGCTACACCGCAAGCCACTTGTTGAACTACCTAGACTTCTCATTCGATGTGAATGTAGGCGACTTAATCGGCAAGAACGATTTGAACAACTTGTGGTTTGGTTATTCGTTACACCATCGTTCAGCAATCTTTGAAAACGCCTCTCAGTTTGGTCGTATCAAAGGCGGCAGTAACTACAACACCGTTTATTTCCAATATGAGTTTTAACGACTGATTTAGGTGCTGATTGAACCTGAGATAAGAAGCCTGATAGCTACTGTGAAATCGCTGAGTTTTTAAACGTTAGCGCAGTTTTCACATAGCTCTCAGGCTTTTTTATTGAATACTTGTGGTACAATCGCGCGAGTTTATATAAGAGAAAGAATAGGACACGCTGTGACTTCGTCTCCGGAAAAAGCAGATCCAAATAAGCATACTGCGAACAAGCAGAACCATGACGCGAATTCAAACGCGACATCTGACTCCTCTGCTAATCAAGCTAAGCAAAACCCAAAACAAAACCCAAAATCAAAGCAGCAAGCTCCCAAGACTAGCGCATCTCAAAATAGCCCAGCCTCTCTTCGTAAGGCCTTAAATGAGTGCATGATGCGCGACCGCTTCCGTTTAAGTAAGCGAATCTCTGGTGCAAGCCGCATTAAGAACGAACAATCTAAGCATGCTGTTTTCGATGAAATCGCATTAGATATTGCCAAGTCGATGATGACGGCAACCCAGCGTGCTGCGCAAAAACCAACGATTGAATACCCTGAAATTCTCCCTGTTAGCCAAAAACGCGACGACATCGCAAAAGCCATTGCTGAAAACCAAGTGGTTATCGTAGCGGGTGAAACAGGCTCTGGCAAAACTACTCAGCTACCAAAAATCTGTTCTGAGCTTGGCCGTGGCCGCTTTGGCCTAATTGGTCACACTCAGCCACGTCGTCTTGCTGCACGTTCGGTTGCGAACCGTATTGCTGAAGAGATGGAAACACAGCTGGGTGAGTTTGTTGGTTATAAGGTTCGATTCAACGACCAAATTTCTGACAACACACAAATCAAATTGATGACCGACGGTATTCTGCTGGCGGAGATTCAACACGACCGTTTCTTAAACCAGTACGACACCATCATCATCGATGAAGCGCACGAACGTAGCCTGAACATCGATTTCATTATGGGTTACTTGAAAGAGTTGCTACCAAAGCGTCCTGATCTGAAAGTGATCATCACGTCGGCAACCATCGACCCAGAACGTTTCTCTAAGCACTTCAATAATGCACCAATCATCGAAGTGTCCGGCCGTACTTACCCAGTAGATACGCGTTACCGCCCATTAGGTGGTGATGAAAGTGATTCAGACCGTGACCAAATCGAAGGCATCTTCGAAGCGGTTGATGAGCTGTGTGATGAAGGCCTTGGCGATATCTTGATCTTCATGAACGGTGAACGAGAAATTCGTGATACCGCGGATGCACTGAGTAAACGTAACCTGCGTGATACTGAAATTGTTCCGCTTTACGCTCGTCTTTCGGCGGGTGAACAGAACCGAATCTTCCAGTCTCATACTGGCCGACGCATCGTTCTGGCAACCAACGTAGCAGAAACCTCGTTAACCGTTCCTGGCATCAAGTATGTTATCGACCCGGGTACGGCGCGTATTAGCCGTTACAGCTACCGCACCAAAGTACAACGCCTACCGATTGAGCCTGTGTCTCAGGCGAGCGCAAACCAGCGTAAAGGTCGTTGTGGTCGTGTTGCGGAAGGTATCTGTATTCGTCTGTACTCTGAGGAAGATTTCGAGTCACGCCCAGAGTTTACTGATCCAGAGATTCTTCGCACTAACCTAGCGTCTGTAATCCTTCAGATGACAGCGCTTGGCTTAGGCGATATTCAAGCATTCCCATTTGTTGAAGCGCCAGATAAACGCAATATTCAAGATGGTGTAAGGCTGCTTGAAGAGCTTGGTGCGATCGCGACCGTTGAACCGTCTGCGAACAAAAATAAGAATCAAGGCGACGATAAGAAGAAGCTCACGGCGATTGGTCGTAAGCTAGCGAAGTTGCCTATCGATCCGCGTCTAG from Vibrio pomeroyi encodes the following:
- a CDS encoding MipA/OmpV family protein, translated to MKHKFSPKLISYGAVLLSNAFLGNCVAWAAEEQEWGVAAMFRTASIPYDTSGGDQSVNTFVPMLFFKNDYVFIDGTEMGAYLYQTEDEKWSFNAISRMRFIDIPASEQNAIEGDTADFGAQLTYQLDEQWAVETEIMSDSEYNFHGNLRAKAKYETGDWEFSPSATLRYKSADFNSEYYSASNETIGAGVDLNVGVEARYHVFSNLYLLGSTSVTRLDDNAYDSSIVEDRYQGELYLGFGFFNDKEKAPKPKLSNAPYLRVAHGWATPSNIGDIMKFNAEKDEYNNQLTSFFYGHPLTDEIFGFPLDIYLTPGIAHHWSSDVQSSSTEYIIAIKAYYTFNWPTQWRFGVAEGMSYIDSITYIEGSEMDRKGYTASHLLNYLDFSFDVNVGDLIGKNDLNNLWFGYSLHHRSAIFENASQFGRIKGGSNYNTVYFQYEF